The Alosa sapidissima isolate fAloSap1 chromosome 5, fAloSap1.pri, whole genome shotgun sequence genome has a window encoding:
- the LOC121708621 gene encoding grass carp reovirus (GCRV)-induced gene 2p has product MSKVTFCGWEVEYDGDHHLKAEQEAKSGRLYTMYHGTSVQLARQIIQNGFKQSQDGMLGPGVYVSRDQKKAERYPLNNHVSDKVVLKLQVDCGKVKRIDKDNHPMQKSWHMQGFDTAWVPPKCGMKAVPSGLEEDCIWDPNRVKVTDIAVAPNTTLLAELRQLISQRNNQFTNQSSGQGACTLCKRTNDPAHGVQSCWGCGQNICILMAKHVCLVKP; this is encoded by the coding sequence ATGTCCAAGGTCACTTTCTGTGGTTGGGAAGTTGAGTATGATGGTGACCACCATCTGAAAGCTGAGCAAGAGGCTAAATCTGGCAGACTTTACACAATGTACCATGGCACCAGTGTACAACTTGCCCGTCAGATAATTCAGAATGGCTTCAAGCAGTCTCAAGACGGAATGCTGGGTCCTGGTGTTTATGTGAGCCGCGATCAGAAGAAAGCCGAGCGCTACCCTTTGAATAACCATGTCTCTGACAAGGTAGTGCTGAAGTTGCAAGTTGATTGTGGGAAGGTGAAACGCATCGACAAAGACAATCACCCCATGCAAAAATCCTGGCACATGCAGGGCTTCGACACTGCATGGGTGCCCCCAAAATGTGGAATGAAAGCTGTTCCAAGTGGCCTTGAGGAGGATTGCATTTGGGACCCAAACAGGGTTAAGGTGACTGATATTGCTGTTGCACCCAATACCACTCTTTTAGCTGAACTTCGCCAGCTGATATCTCAGAGAAATAATCAGTTTACGAATCAGTCCTCTGGCCAAGGAGCCTGTACCTTATGCAAGAGAACTAATGATCCTGCTCATGGTGTACAATCATGTTGGGGATGTGGACAGAATATCTGTATCCTCATGGCAAAACATGTTTGCCTGGTCAAGCcataa
- the ufc1 gene encoding ubiquitin-fold modifier-conjugating enzyme 1 has translation MTNCSEPNSSTLCFSIYITLSSLSADVTLPLSLPSAATMADEATRKAVSEIPLLKTNSGPRDKELWVQRLREEYLALIKYVENNKAADNDWFRLESNKEGTRWFGKCWYIHDLLKYEFEVEFDIPVTYPATAPEVALPELDGKTAKMYRGGKICLTDHFKPLWARNVPKFGLAHLMALGLGPWLAVEIPDLISKGLIEHKEQQNS, from the exons ATGACAAACTGCTCGGAACCAAATTCCAGTACACTGTGCTTCAGTATTTACATCACATTATCATCGCTTAGTGCTGACGTCACGTTACCACTTTCTCTACCTTCCGCAGCCACCATGGCAGATGAGGCAACTCGGAAAGCTGTGTCAGAGATACCTCTCCTAAAAACTAACTCTGGACCTAGAGACAAAGAGTTGTGGGTTCAGAGACTACGAGAGGAGTACCTGGCCTTGATTAAG TATGTAGAAAATAACAAGGCAGCTGACAATGACTGGTTCCGTCTGGAGTCCAATAAAGAAGGCACAAG ATGGTTTGGGAAATGCTGGTACATTCATGATCTGCTCAAGTATGAATTTGAGGTGGAATTCGAT ATTCCTGTCACATATCCTGCTACGGCCCCTGAGGTGGCCTTACCTGAATTGGATGGGAAAACAGCCAAAATGTACAG ggGTGGTAAGATCTGCCTGACAGACCACTTCAAGCCACTGTGGGCAAGAAATGTTCCTAAATTTGGATTGGCTCACCTTATGGCTCTTGGG CTTGGACCTTGGCTGGCGGTAGAGATCCCAGACCTTATTTCTAAAGGCCTCATCGAACACAAAGAGCAGCAGAATAGTTAA
- the si:dkey-71l1.1 gene encoding mitochondrial import receptor subunit TOM40B, with the protein MGSVLALSSRPGRQNSPFPLDRPVSRWDRRDGRLPNPGSFDGLHRSCKDVFPQQIEGVKMIVNKTLSSLFKVSHTFHLSAIAPSCYRFHVEYLQTDSDSKDKDSPMLIGEIDSSGSLNAHSLFHLSDRIRAKAVFQTQQSQFVTWQFETEYRGSDFTAAVTMANPDILRESVIMVAHFLQSVSSQLVLGGELVYHRGRAEEGGILTLAGQYSGPNWVATLNAGKGGAHASYYHRANKQIQVGVEFEASTRTQETTFSFGYQMELPEANMVFRGMLDSRCIIGGVLEKRLYPLPATLIMGAFVNHRGDKLQVGLGVNVG; encoded by the exons ATGGGCAGTGTTCTGGCCTTGTCATCTCGCCCTGGGCGTCAGAACTCCCCATTTCCCCTGGACAGACCCGTCTCCAGGTGGGACAGAAGAGATGGCCGGCTTCCCAACCCAGGAAGCTTTGATGGCTTGCATCGCAGCTGTAAAG ATGTATTTCCACAACAAATTGAAGGTGTTAAAATGATTGTTAACAAGACTCTAAGCAGCTTGTTTAAG GTTAGTCATACATTTCACCTTAGTGCTATTGCACCATCATGTTATCGCTTCCATGTAGAATATCTGCAGACAGACAGTGACAGTAAAGACAAG GACAGTCCTATGCTGATTGGTGAAATTGATTCATCAGGAAGCCTAAATGCTCATTCGCTATTTCATCTGAGTGATCGAATAAGGGCCAAAGCTGTTTTTCAG ACCcaacagtcccagtttgttACATGGCAGTTTGAGACTGAATACAGAGGAAGTGACTTCACGGCTGCTGTTACCATGGCAAACCCAGATATTCTAAGAGAGTCAG TCATCATGGTGGCACACTTCCTCCAGAGTGTCTCCTCTCAGCTGGTTCTGGGGGGTGAATTGGTATACCACCGTGGAAGAGCAGAGGAAGGAGGCATCCTCACTCTAGCTGGCCAGTATTCAG GGCCCAACTGGGTGGCCACACTGAATGCTGGGAAGGGTGGTGCACATGCAAGCTACTACCACAGAGCAAATAAACAG ATCCAGGTGGGAGTGGAGTTCGAGGCTAGCACCAGGACACAGGAGACAACTTTCTCATTTGGCTACCAAATGGAACTTCCAGAAGCTAACATGGTCTTCAGAG GAATGCTAGACAGCCGATGCATCATTGGTGGAGTTCTAGAGAAACGCCTGTACCCTCTGCCTGCCACTCTGATTATGGGGGCCTTTGTCAATCACCGTGGCGACAAGCTTCAGGTTGGCCTGGGAGTCAATGTTGGCTAA